From Sphingobacterium bambusae:
CCTGCTTAAGCGATTGTCTATATCAAACCTGCGTGTTTTCGGTATCATGGACAACGTCTTGATGTGGCAAAAATCCAAAAAGCTTCCTGATGCAGAAGCGGTAAGCCCTTATGGTGAATATAATGGTGGCGGATACCCGATTCCGCGGAAATATACATTAGGTTTAGAAATAACACTTTAACACAGTGAACATGAATAAGATTTTATATGCTGTAGCCCGCTGCCTATTGGTGGCAACTACGATGCTATCCGTATCATGCAAGGACTTTTTGATAGAGGAACCTGTAAACTCGACCTATTCCGAGGCCTTCTGGAAAAGTTCTCGCGATTTAAGCAGTGCATTGGCCGGAAATTATGCGCTTGTCAGAAGCGTGATAAGCTCTGGTAACGGCGGTGGCCCTCGCTATTTTATGTATGGCGATGCCGTTGCAAGATATTATTTCACCCTGCAATATACGGGAGATGGTTTAGAGGGAATTCAAACGGGTGATTACACGTTCCAGTATAATGTGGAGAGTTTCGGTGATTGGCGTGGGTATTACAAAGCGGTTACCATGAGCAACATCATTTTGAACCGTGTGCCTAAAATAGATAACGCGCTGCTGACCGATTTGGCAAACCCAGAAAAATTTAAGAACGAAATCATGGGCGAAGCTTACTTCTTGCGTGCCTTGGTTTACTTTATGATGGTGCGCAACTGGGGTGATGTGCCTATCGTGACCGAAGAATACGAAGATCCGATATCCGCACCTGAACTTGCGCGTAGTCCGAAAGCCGAAGTAATGGCTTTGATTGAAGCTGACTGTAAAAAGGCTTTGGAGCTGTTAGATTGGAATTATACATCTTTGGGCGATGCAAAGGTTACTGCAAACAAAGGATCTGTAGAGGCCTTGTTGGCACATCTTTACCTTTGGCGTGCAACAACGACCGACGTCACAACGGATCAGCCTAATATGCAGGACGTTTTGGCTGCCGAAACGGCGATCGATGCGATCACGACAAATGGTATGTATAGCCAAACGGACACGGCAAATTATTACAGCACATTTATTGGGAAGTCCAGAGAAGGGATTTTCGAAATCGCCATCAACGATGATGTACGCGAAGGAAGTAATGCGCATATCGGTAACATGTTCTTGCGTACGTCTCACATTCAATACTATGGCACAAACTCTCGTGCTTATGTGAATTTGGATTATTTTTCCGATCACTTCTACAAATTTGATAAAGTTTGGAACTGGTACTGGAATGCAACCATAGGTCAGTGGGAATGGCGTGAGGGTGACGTGAAGGTTGTTGATGATAAGGATGTTCGTTTACGGAAGAATTTTACAGATATGGCGACCGATCGTCCAACTTGTATTAAGTATAGCAATGTTTCTTATAGAAATACGGCGCAGAACCAAGACGCCTACCTCAGCAACAACATTATTATATTCCGATTGAGTGATATGTTGCTGTTGAAAGCCGAGATTGCACTATACAAAGGTAATACGTTGGCAGCAATCAATATCATCAACTCCTTCCGTACGCGCAATGGAGCCGATCCGACAGCAATGTTGCCTACTACCTTATCCAAAGACGAAGTATTGTACGAGTATGCATTGGAACGTGGTAAGGAGATGTATTTAGAAGGACACTTGATGTATGATCTGATCCGGACCAGACAGTATGCAAATTTCGTGTCTTGGTTATCGGAAAGTCGATTCAGACAAGAAGGCTTCTACTGGCCGGTGAGTCCTGATCTGTTCCGAAACAATAACAAACTGACGCAGACGACCTATTGGAGAGGAAAGGTTTAATGCTATTTAAACATGAAAGATATGAAAAAATTAATCTTACTAATGGTACTGGCAGTAACGGCTTATGCTTGTCAGAAAGACGATTATAAAAAAGATGGAGGCCAGAGTGATCCTCATGTAAATATGACGACCTACGATTTCTTGAAAAGTCATGGTAGTTTTGATTCGTTGGTGCGGATGATCGATCATGCCGGAATCAAGGATATCGTAAACTCGGATGTGACCTTTTTCGTGACCACAGACTATGGTGCACGGGATTATGTCGCTGCAAAAAAGCAGGAGAAGATTGTGCAGGTTGGTAATGAAAATATTTCTTTTTCGATTACCGATATTCCTGCCCAGCAGCTGCGCGATTCGATGATGATGTACTTGTTTGACGGTGATCTGAACCGTGATAAATTGAGCACGGAGAACACCTACTACACGTCCAAGTTAGGTAATATTCCCGATGTTCGTTTTAACATCAAATTACGTAGAACACGTGATTTTAACACGTATTTAGATTACGTGGATTACGTAAATTTTACCAAAGTGATCAAAACTTTGGACGAAGAAGAGGCCGATTACAATGCTATACCTGATGCGGAACTGGATCGCTCTTTTGATTGCCAAACGTCTGGGCTGATCACCACAACCGGCATTGTGCATGTGTTGGACAACTCGCACAGACTATTTTTTAACCGAGGCAAAATGGCTCAGTAATTTAACGGATAAAGATTATGAAAACTATTATAAAGACGATACTCGCCGTGCCACTGGCCTCGGTTATGCTGTTTTCCTGTTCGAAGATCGAGAATGGATTCCAAAGCGATAATATTCGATATAAATCCAATGTGATCTTTTGTAAACGTGGTATGTCGCTCACGATGTCTGACCGGATCAATGCGGACGGTTCAACGCCGCCTTATAACTTTGAAATGATGAACCTGCGGGATGCTTCAACGGGGCAGGCTGCACCAGCCGAGTTCTTTACGGACTATGAAATGTTGGTATTCAAAGACGGAATGGTATTCAACGCCGAAACCGATACCACGGTTGAACTGTTGAATAAAAAGCGCGAAACGGTAAGCAGGCCACCCATGGAGTTTAATCCGGTGAGCGGACAGCTGATCTTTAACCGTGCCTCGGCCAATCTTCCTTTGGGACGCTACGCTTTCGATGTGAACTTTACCAATACCCGCGGTGCAAAACTATTCGAGAACTTGGCTACCATTGAGATTGTGGATCCAACGATTGAAGATATGTTTGAAGTTACCTACCAGGCGGCAACAGGTTCCAGTGCTAGTGAAGTGTTCACGACGACCACCGCACCGCGCCTCAGCTGTCGGAAAGTGTCCAATGAAGGGGCGCGTGTGATCTTGAAGATCATTGATAAAAATGGGAACGCTTTTAATCCTAGAGCCGGCGAGATCGTAAAACGCGGTGACCGCCCCATGTTTGAGTCGCATGTGAAATTCAACCCGGTCGTCACAACCGATACGGCGTTGATCTGTGATTTTGAAGTGGCTCCTTTTCCGCTTACGAAATTGATCGCTAGTAATGGCACGGACTGGGGGTATCTAAATTATTACCGTATTCCGATGGCTTATGCATCGATCGACAACCTGCCTAATAATAACGTCAATCCGGTGTTTGGTTTCCGCGTGTTGATGGAAGGTACGTATATCGTGGAGGTAAGGCTTCCAAGCGTTACCCGTGTGCCCAGATAATATTGTTTAGTTAGTCTAGTTGGGCCGCCTATTTTAAATAGCGCGGCCTTTTTTTGCTTTGGTGTCTCTTGTTGATTGTGTTGGTTTCTGTTTAGCTTGTTGTTTTTAGTTGTTTTAGCACTTTTTTTTGTTTAAAAACCTGCTATTGGTTAATATTTGTATTTTATTTATCAAAAATAGGTAGCTAAATCGTGTTTTATCTGTCTAGATTAGTTTTTGTTAAATGTTGATTGACTAACTAAACGATAAGATTGCATGAACAGACGAAAAATTGCTTTTTTAGCAGCAAGTCTTTTCTTTTCTACAGCCTTGTTTGCGCAAACGCAGTTGAAAGGGAGAGTAGTGGATGAAAAAGGTGTGCCCATTGCTGGTGTAACCGTCACGTTAAAAGATGGGACGGCCACACAAAGTGGTACCAATGGTGAATTTACGATTACCTACAAACAGGCTGGTCCATTGCGCCTGTCTGCGGTGGGGTATGGGCAAAAGGAGGTGGATCTTTCTAGCCAAACAACGGTGGAAGTGATCTTAAATGCTGATAGTGAAGGATTGGAAGAAGTTGTGGTGACAGCTTTAGGTCTTTCCCGCGAAAAGAGATCCTTGGGCTATGCGATTCAAGAATTGAAAGGTACTGAACTTACGCAGACCAACCAACAGAATGTGCTCAACTCGATGTCCGGTAAGATATCCGGCATGCAGGTTACCGCTGCTAGCGGCGCCGTTGGTGCGGGCAGTCGGGTCGTGCTACGTGGAAATAACTCCTTTGGCAATAACCAGCCTTTGTTCGTGATCGACGGGGTGCCTGTCAGTAACTTCTCAACCGATGTGGGCTCTGGCGGCTCCGTGGATTATGGTACAGGCATAGGTGATATCGATCCGAATAATATAGAGTCGGTATCGGTGCTAAAGGGAGCAAACGCTGCGGCACTTTATGGGCAACTGGCCGGAAATGGTGTCATTATTATCACCACCAAGAATGGAAAAGGAGCTACATCCCCAGTTATTTCTTATTCCGGAGGGATCTCTTTTGAGAATCCTTACATCCTACCACGCTACCAAAATAGCTACGGACAGGGTAAATACGGCGAGGAATATCTATGGAAGTTATACCAGCAAGGTGACTTGCAACTCTCGGATATCGGATCGTCCAATAGTTTAAATCCAACGACCTATCAGGAGTGGGCCGAACAGATTGGCTTCCGTTATGTCGACGGATTGGGGAATGGCGTAAACGATGGTGTGGACGAAAGCTGGGGCCCGCGTTTGGATGCTGGACTTCTGCTACCGCAGTACAATAGCCCACTGGATGCAAACGGAAACAGAACAGCTACACCTTGGGTGTCCAATCCAAGTAACGTGCGCGACTTCTTCCAAACTGGCCACACGATGGACCACAGCGTATCCTTAAGTTCTGCTTTCGGTAAAGGAACAAGTCGCCTGTCGCTCGGTAATCAGAAGCAGGCCGGCACCGTTCCCAATACCGATCAAGATCGCTATACCGTCTCGCTAAATGCTACGCAGCAACTGACCGATAAGCTGGAGGTCAATGCTGTCATGAACTACGTGCGCTTGGAGAACGATAATTTGATTGGACAGGGCTATAACAGTTTTAACCCTATGCAGTCCATAGGCGGTTGGTTCGGCCGTCAGGTCAATATCAAAGACTTGAAGGCCAATTGGGATTCGGAGTTCGAAAATGGGTTTCCCTACAACTGGAACAATAATTTCCATGACAACCCTTTCTTCAACACCAACAACAATACCAACTCCCGTTATAAAGACCGTTTGTTCGGAAACGTGAACGCTTCGTATAATTTCCATAAATGGTTCAAAGCGATGTTGCGGGTCGGTAACGACTGGTCTTACGAGAAGCGTATGGCGCTGACGTACAACAAGTCCAACTCGACGTTAACAAGCATGGCAAACCGTACCTGGGGCGGCGGCAAGTTTCGTCAATCCAATTACGGGCTGAACGAGCTTAATGCGGACCTGATCTTGACAGGTTCTGGTAATATCTATCCGAAATTAAACCTGTCTTATACTGTCGGGGGCAACTACCGCGACTACAAGTATAGTTATGATTTAATGGGCGCCGATCAGCTGACGGTTCCGAATTTGTTCCGCATAGGAAATACCAAAGGATCGCCGGTTACGGACATGTCTACCCAGCACCTGCGCTCCAACAGTTTGTTTGGTCAGGTTTCTGTCGGTTATGACGATGCCCTTTACTTGGATCTGACAGCAAGAAATGACTGGAACTCGACCTTGCCGGCCAACAACCTTTCCTACTTTTTTCCTTCGGCCAGTTTAAGTTGGATATTCAGCAAGTCATTGAACATCAATCCTGAAATTCTAAGTTTTGGAAAGATCCGTGGTAGCTGGGCCTCGGTAGGTAAAGGTGCGGGTAATGCCTATTATACGCAGGGGACATATGTGCCCAACACGGCGGCATTCAACGGAGTAAGCTTGTACAGCATCAGCAGTATACTGCCACCGCTTAATCTTTTGCCCGAGCGTGCAAATAGTTTGGAGATAGGTGCAGAGCTACGTTTCTTGAATGATCGTATCGGGTTAGACTTGACTTACTATGACAAAAAGAGTCTCGATCAGATTATGCAGGTTGATATCTCCGGAGCAACAGGCTTTGGCTCGCTTCGCCTAAATGCTGGTGAAATACAAAATAGAGGTATAGAAGCGCAGCTTAATCTGGGTATCCTGCGTAATCCGGAAGGTCTGCAATGGGATATGAATGTCAATTGGGCGAAAAATACAAGCGTGGTGAATGAGTTGTATACAGATCCGAACACGCAACAGGCATTGGAGTCGTTCAATATCACTTCCGCCTGGAGTATGACGGTAGATGCAATTCCAGGGCGCCCCTTTGGCGTGATGCGCGGAACGGCATTCCAGCGCGATGAATCGGGTGCTATTTTGGTTGGTACGGATGGTCTTCCCAAGTATACATCCTCACCACAAGAGTTGGGAAACATTACTCCAGACTGGGTAGGTGGTATAAACAATCGTTTTACATATAAGGATTTTAGATTGAGCTTCTTGATCGATATGCGCAAAGGAGGTGATGTATTCAGTGTTACCCAGTGGTTTGGGTTACAGTCTGGCGTATTAGAGGAAACCGTTAAAGGTGGAATCCGTGAAAACGGCATGGTGCTCGGTCAGGATTACATGAGCGATGAGCGCTTTGTGATGGAAAATGGCCAGCAGAATGATATTCGTGTTGGCGCACGTGATTACTTTCAGAGTCTTTGGGGAGGTCGCGAAACAGGTATCATAGACGGAAGCTTTGTGAAGTTGCGGCAGATCGAGTTGGGGTATGACTTTCCTCAGCATCTATTCAGCAATTGGAAAATTGTCAAACGAGCTGGTGTTTCTCTTTTCGCCCACAATGTGGCCTTGCTCTACACCTCGAAAAGCAATTTTGCACATATCGATCCAGAAACTGGATTTGGTGTGGGCAATGATGGGGTCGGCATCGAGCAATACCAGATACCGTCGAACCGAAGCATCGGGATGAAACTAAACTTAACCTTTTAATTGCGGAAGACATGAACAACACTATATTTCGAACATTTAAAAAATGGAATAAATCGACCTTGCTCTTAGGGCTTGCAGGCTTGGCATTGACGCAGGCATGTACCAAAGACTTTGACGCCATCAATACGAACCCCAATCAGCCAGTAGAGGCGCCCATGACCAACGTATTGGCCTATGTGCTGCAAGATTTTTCAGCAAATTTTTACGATGCTTGGGGGAATATGAACGAGCCGTCGACTTATAGCGGGCATCTGGGTAAGATTGCTTATATCGATGAAGCGCGTTATATGTTTAGAAGCGGTACAATCTCTGACCTTTGGAATAAATTCTACCGCGATGTGAAAAATGCACAATTGGTAATCGATCGTGCAGAAGCTGAAGGAGCAACGAACATGCGTGCTGTGGCACTCACGTTTCAAGCCTACATGTGGCAGCTGGGAACGGATCGTTGGCGAGATATGCCTTTTACGGAAGCTATCCGTGGCGATGAGGGCTTCGTGACGCCGAAGTATGATCGTCAAGAGGATATTTATCCTGCTATCATCGCACAGTTGGAACAGGCGGCCGACTTGTTCGCTGAAGGATCAAGCGATCAGTTGGGAGATGGTGACCTCCTTTTCGGGGGCGATGTGGAAAAATGGCGTAAATTCTGTAACGCATTGCGCCTACGCGTTGCATTGCGCTTATCTGCGGTGGATGCTGCTGGCTCACAGAGTACCGTGCAACAGATCTTTGCCGATCCGCAGAAATATCCCCTTATGGAATCGAATAGTGATAATGCCTATTTCTATTGGGTGGGGAGTAACCCTTATGTAGAGCCATGGAACAATGATTCTCGAACACGCGATGATCATGGTGTTAGCGTTAATATTGTGGATACCTTGAAGAAATATGCAGATCCGCGATTGGCGGTGTATGCGAAGCCCGCACCGTCAGATGGTGAATATCGCGGTGTAATTATCGGTCCAGCAAGTTCGCCTACGGTGTCGCTTTACTCCCGTATTGGTGCTCGTTTCCGAGACGATGCCGCAGGCTTTAGCCCATTTATGAACTATGCCGAGCTCAATTTCGTGATAGCCGAGTTGGCGCAAAAAGGTTGGAGTACCGGAAGTATCACCGCACAGGAGGCTTATGAACAGGGGATTACGGCATCGTTCCAAGAGAACGGGCTTTCCGCCGCACAGTCTTCGGCCTACCTCAGCGCGCCGATAGTGGCCTGGGGTAATCGCCCAGCGCAGATTCACCTGCAAAAATGGTTAGCGCTATTTAAGAATGGTCATGAAGCTTGGTCGGAAATGCGCCGAACGGATTTTCCATTGTTACCCGCAGCTACAGGATCTGCTTTTCCGGGACACAACAGGCCGCCATTGCGCTACCCATATCCTGCAGAAGAAACAACCTTGAATGGACAGAACAGCGCGGCTTCAAGAGCTGACGTGGACGATAATTTCTGGGGAAAGCAAATGTGGTGGGATCAACGAACCGGAGTCAACTAGACTGCTGACGCTGATCTGATCTATAGCCATCGCCTTTCACGGGCGATGGCTTTTTCGTTCTAAGTGACGAGTAGAATCAATCCGTTAGTTGTGAAGGTATGTTTAAAATCACCTCTTTAGAAAATGAAAAGCGAATGTTGTCCGAATTTTTTCCTGATAGGTGGAAGGTGGTTATTCCTGGCTCGAAATTGCAACGCGAAAGAATTTCATCGGTAAAGTTTATTGATAACATCGCAGCAGCATAATCGTCTCTGAAATCACGACTGTCGCTAGGAAATAGATCCTGCAGTATGTCCCGTCCTATAGTAATCTCCTCGCCATCAATTTTCATCGGTCGATCCATCGTTACCGTTATCGAAGCTTGATCGATAGCGTTTACATAGGTATTGCTCATATCTCTGCGAAATGCATATGCTGTGGGCATAATTTGCCAACGGCTTCCAAGGCTTAGCGTTTCAAACTCCACACGCATGGAAAATGGCGCCCTAATATGGTCTGCTTCGGAATCTACAGGAACAAGATGTTGTATGCTGAAGATGCCATTTTCGGTGATTACCGTAAGGTTAGGCTCGCAAGACAGTATAGGCAATATCAAAAATAGAAGGATATATACTTTTTTCATAGCTTTAGTTGATGGTAAAATTAAAGAAGCCTCCTTGTGATTTTCTTCTAAGCGGAGCGGGGTTTGAAATCTGATACACCGTGTGGCCTGTGCCATCTGTGCGGTAGGAAGTGGCTTGATATTGCATAAAATCGTTGTAGTAACCAACATGAATGATGCCGCCAAATGGAAAGCGGATAGCCAAGCCAAAGGATCCACCGCCCGTAAAGCTATGTCGCGCCGTTCGCTCACCGTACAAACTTCCTGC
This genomic window contains:
- a CDS encoding RagB/SusD family nutrient uptake outer membrane protein, coding for MNKILYAVARCLLVATTMLSVSCKDFLIEEPVNSTYSEAFWKSSRDLSSALAGNYALVRSVISSGNGGGPRYFMYGDAVARYYFTLQYTGDGLEGIQTGDYTFQYNVESFGDWRGYYKAVTMSNIILNRVPKIDNALLTDLANPEKFKNEIMGEAYFLRALVYFMMVRNWGDVPIVTEEYEDPISAPELARSPKAEVMALIEADCKKALELLDWNYTSLGDAKVTANKGSVEALLAHLYLWRATTTDVTTDQPNMQDVLAAETAIDAITTNGMYSQTDTANYYSTFIGKSREGIFEIAINDDVREGSNAHIGNMFLRTSHIQYYGTNSRAYVNLDYFSDHFYKFDKVWNWYWNATIGQWEWREGDVKVVDDKDVRLRKNFTDMATDRPTCIKYSNVSYRNTAQNQDAYLSNNIIIFRLSDMLLLKAEIALYKGNTLAAINIINSFRTRNGADPTAMLPTTLSKDEVLYEYALERGKEMYLEGHLMYDLIRTRQYANFVSWLSESRFRQEGFYWPVSPDLFRNNNKLTQTTYWRGKV
- a CDS encoding DUF5007 domain-containing protein, whose translation is MKTIIKTILAVPLASVMLFSCSKIENGFQSDNIRYKSNVIFCKRGMSLTMSDRINADGSTPPYNFEMMNLRDASTGQAAPAEFFTDYEMLVFKDGMVFNAETDTTVELLNKKRETVSRPPMEFNPVSGQLIFNRASANLPLGRYAFDVNFTNTRGAKLFENLATIEIVDPTIEDMFEVTYQAATGSSASEVFTTTTAPRLSCRKVSNEGARVILKIIDKNGNAFNPRAGEIVKRGDRPMFESHVKFNPVVTTDTALICDFEVAPFPLTKLIASNGTDWGYLNYYRIPMAYASIDNLPNNNVNPVFGFRVLMEGTYIVEVRLPSVTRVPR
- a CDS encoding SusC/RagA family TonB-linked outer membrane protein, producing MNRRKIAFLAASLFFSTALFAQTQLKGRVVDEKGVPIAGVTVTLKDGTATQSGTNGEFTITYKQAGPLRLSAVGYGQKEVDLSSQTTVEVILNADSEGLEEVVVTALGLSREKRSLGYAIQELKGTELTQTNQQNVLNSMSGKISGMQVTAASGAVGAGSRVVLRGNNSFGNNQPLFVIDGVPVSNFSTDVGSGGSVDYGTGIGDIDPNNIESVSVLKGANAAALYGQLAGNGVIIITTKNGKGATSPVISYSGGISFENPYILPRYQNSYGQGKYGEEYLWKLYQQGDLQLSDIGSSNSLNPTTYQEWAEQIGFRYVDGLGNGVNDGVDESWGPRLDAGLLLPQYNSPLDANGNRTATPWVSNPSNVRDFFQTGHTMDHSVSLSSAFGKGTSRLSLGNQKQAGTVPNTDQDRYTVSLNATQQLTDKLEVNAVMNYVRLENDNLIGQGYNSFNPMQSIGGWFGRQVNIKDLKANWDSEFENGFPYNWNNNFHDNPFFNTNNNTNSRYKDRLFGNVNASYNFHKWFKAMLRVGNDWSYEKRMALTYNKSNSTLTSMANRTWGGGKFRQSNYGLNELNADLILTGSGNIYPKLNLSYTVGGNYRDYKYSYDLMGADQLTVPNLFRIGNTKGSPVTDMSTQHLRSNSLFGQVSVGYDDALYLDLTARNDWNSTLPANNLSYFFPSASLSWIFSKSLNINPEILSFGKIRGSWASVGKGAGNAYYTQGTYVPNTAAFNGVSLYSISSILPPLNLLPERANSLEIGAELRFLNDRIGLDLTYYDKKSLDQIMQVDISGATGFGSLRLNAGEIQNRGIEAQLNLGILRNPEGLQWDMNVNWAKNTSVVNELYTDPNTQQALESFNITSAWSMTVDAIPGRPFGVMRGTAFQRDESGAILVGTDGLPKYTSSPQELGNITPDWVGGINNRFTYKDFRLSFLIDMRKGGDVFSVTQWFGLQSGVLEETVKGGIRENGMVLGQDYMSDERFVMENGQQNDIRVGARDYFQSLWGGRETGIIDGSFVKLRQIELGYDFPQHLFSNWKIVKRAGVSLFAHNVALLYTSKSNFAHIDPETGFGVGNDGVGIEQYQIPSNRSIGMKLNLTF
- a CDS encoding SusD/RagB family nutrient-binding outer membrane lipoprotein; translation: MNNTIFRTFKKWNKSTLLLGLAGLALTQACTKDFDAINTNPNQPVEAPMTNVLAYVLQDFSANFYDAWGNMNEPSTYSGHLGKIAYIDEARYMFRSGTISDLWNKFYRDVKNAQLVIDRAEAEGATNMRAVALTFQAYMWQLGTDRWRDMPFTEAIRGDEGFVTPKYDRQEDIYPAIIAQLEQAADLFAEGSSDQLGDGDLLFGGDVEKWRKFCNALRLRVALRLSAVDAAGSQSTVQQIFADPQKYPLMESNSDNAYFYWVGSNPYVEPWNNDSRTRDDHGVSVNIVDTLKKYADPRLAVYAKPAPSDGEYRGVIIGPASSPTVSLYSRIGARFRDDAAGFSPFMNYAELNFVIAELAQKGWSTGSITAQEAYEQGITASFQENGLSAAQSSAYLSAPIVAWGNRPAQIHLQKWLALFKNGHEAWSEMRRTDFPLLPAATGSAFPGHNRPPLRYPYPAEETTLNGQNSAASRADVDDNFWGKQMWWDQRTGVN